In a single window of the Coffea eugenioides isolate CCC68of chromosome 3, Ceug_1.0, whole genome shotgun sequence genome:
- the LOC113766979 gene encoding cysteine proteinase inhibitor B-like produces the protein MAKSSSSLLTLPSFLLIFFILALFSTTLQVNALGRKVGAREKIEDVKSNKEVQELGEYCVSEYNKSLRKKNNESGAPIIFTSVVEAEKQVVAGIKYYLKIKATTSSGVPKVYDAIVVVRPWVHTKPRQLLNFSPSPATK, from the coding sequence aTGGCAAAATCATCATCATCTCTACTCACACTTCCTTCCTTTCTTCTGATCTTTTTCATTCTTGCACTATTTTCCACCACCCTCCAAGTTAATGCCTTGGGAAGGAAAGTGGGAGCAAGGGAGAAGATTGAGGATGTGAAGAGCAACAAAGAAGTTCAAGAACTTGGGGAATATTGTGTTTCTGAGTACAACAAGAGTTTGAGGAAGAAGAACAATGAAAGCGGTGCTCCTATAATCTTCACATCTGTGGTGGAGGCTGAGAAGCAGGTGGTTGCTGGGATCAAATATTATCTCAAGATTAAGGCCACCACTTCTTCTGGGGTTCCCAAGGTTTACGATGCCATTGTGGTGGTTCGGCCTTGGGTTCATACTAAGCCAAGGCAGTTGCTCAACTTCTCCCCTTCCCCTGCCActaaatga
- the LOC113766889 gene encoding short-chain dehydrogenase TIC 32, chloroplastic-like: MRLFERKGPCGFTSSSTADEVTLGIDGSGFTALVTGGSSRIGAETVRVLALRGVSVVMAVRNMTAGQEVKDAIVKEIPAAKVDVMELDLSSLASVRKFAADFKTSGRPLNILINNAGVMGTPFTLSKDNIELHFATNHLGHFLLTNLLLDAMKKTYHETQREGRIVIVSSDGHRHTYREGVRFDRINDREGYNGFFAYFQSKVANVLHANELARRLKEDGVGITANSVHPGVVATSIFRQLGFFEGLLNYVGKYIMKNVQQGASTTCYVALHPQVKGISGEYFEDNNLSKASSKAMEVDLAKKLWDFSMNLVKENVDDGS, from the exons ATGAGGCTGTTTGAGAGAAAAGGGCCATGCGGTTTTACATCCTCTTCCACTGCTGATGAAGTCACACTGGGGATTGACGGCTCTGGTTTCACTGCCCTTGTCACAG GGGGATCAAGTCGCATTGGTGCTGAAACAGTCCGTGTTCTTGCTCTACGTGGTGTCAGTGTTGTAATGGCTGTCAGAAATATGACTGCTGGCCAAGAGGTTAAAGATGCAATCGTTAAGGAAATCCCTGCAGCCAAAGTTGATGTCATGGAGTTAGACCTTAGTTCACTTGCATCTGTAAGAAAATTTGCAGCAGACTTTAAAACTTCTGGTCGTCCATTGAACATTTTAAT TAATAATGCAGGAGTCATGGGAACTCCATTTACGCTATCCAAGGACAACATAGAATTACATTTTGCCACAAACCACTTAG GTCATTTTCTTCTAACCAATCTGTTATTGGACGCTATGAAGAAAACATATCACGAAACTCAGAGAGAGGGAAGGATTGTAATTGTATCATCCGATGGCCACCGGCATACATATCGTGAAGGTGTTCGTTTTGATAGGATCAATGATCGAGAAGG GTACAACGGTTTTTTTGCAtactttcaatcaaaggttGCCAACGTACTACATGCTAATGAGCTTGCAAGACGCTTAAAG GAGGATGGGGTAGGGATAACAGCGAACTCGGTTCATCCCGGAGTAGTTGCAACCAGTATCTTCCGTCAACTCGGCTTTTTTGAAG GTTTACTCAACTATGTGGGCAAATATATTATGAAGAATGTTCAACAA GGTGCTTCAACAACTTGCTATGTAGCATTGCATCCGCAAGTGAAGGGCATAAGTGGTGAATATTTTGAGGACAATAACCTATCAAAAGCAAGTTCCAAGGCCATGGAAGTGGATTTAGCAAAGAAGCTTTGGGATTTTAGCATGAATTTAGTGAAGGAAAATGTAGATGATGGTTCTTGA
- the LOC113766125 gene encoding putative late blight resistance protein homolog R1B-14: MEMASTCLDRVLLDLQLLLDNHQTHYQFVPSHLVEAIKDIKLLKLFLICARKWSSSNDLYFESYNDVKKASLPFFLSDINKTVLGATESSPSKKVSLHSCISYIEDVVNKYEEFNKYEEEIDYLSSRSETDAAVTFIVCHEVIPEFLKQIKSFKQEIIQVYITLISCGSLHLNSCMRDDELVEFIDFILQNLVDLLTVMSSGYGALLAQLRALEKKLTFLKSFILFAKLRGTVDIPSLLFTHIEVVVLIAACLSYMCSLWDDAEAMYNPEHCSIICEQLEMIKPVDIHVYEIYMQVLRASSTSASLHTTMMDQQILNNFNDSLISCLWDLLCCSSSFMGSVKDEMQILYAGLRFFRSILREPKEHMDELNEKIGALLTEAGIIICLLLLNRTKEGEPDSLESTKALDFYDMLVNTNIHIKHVKDQISGSSIIGSPPSNHSFQEQGGCKPSSHMPSEGKKPITHEVMVGLDDEAEKVIDRLISGQEHLEIVPVVGMAGLGKTTLAKKVYNDNSIIYNFHIRFWCTVSQEFNVKKLLLQILHSDGENEKLKFLDEDELLQKLYQKLKGNRYLVVFDDIWDIRAWNELRYSFPDNNKRNRILFTSRFSNVASQVEYGGQPHNLRPLTEKESCELLQRKVFGEEDCPQPLCGFGMEIAQKCKGLPLTVVVVAGILATIEHEVWAWEKFSESLTLTMVSSTELCKKSLELSYDYLPYRLKVCLLYFAAFQEDEIIDTKNLMRLWIAEGFVENVEGKRLEDIAEEYMMDLIGRNLVMISERRSSGGVKSCCIHDLLFEFCKIQAKEKNFLQVLRGFDELSTFNEPPNLPRLSIFSSGEDFIKSKLFCPHLRTLLFFDQTAARYFQLADTSFPFSIYKRLNVLKLDHIHLMQEELPEEVESLLNLRYLAIRAKNIPPSIAKISNLETFSLKHCREVTLPGTIWSMKKLRHLHVRPGPAVIGRLPKDNGVENSSTLLNLDTLSNLDLPFNQEGENIMRKIQNIRKLRISSTMAGRNVCCNMSRLESLESLTLLLIDPLRKGSLLDSLRSRNIELSLPMSLKKLLLAGLFLPCSKMQLIEQLPNLEVLKLHHDSLYGGSWELTKGGFTKLRVLTFSQLDIVEWTESDPDSDDYFPCLQQLNLEFSWKLEKFPSCLERISTLEKIKMKHWKSNDHDRVLCLVRGIEESQRNYGNENLKIITQRIY, translated from the coding sequence ATGGAGATGGCCTCTACTTGCTTAGATCGGGTCTTACTTGATCTCCAGTTGCTCCTGGACAACCACCAAACGCACTATCAGTTTGTACCTTCCCACCTTGTGGAAGCGATTAAAGACATTAAATTGCTCAAATTATTTCTTATCTGTGCAAGAAAGTGGAGCAGCAGCAATGATTTGTATTTCGAATCTTATAATGACGTTAAGAAGGCGAgtcttcctttcttcttatctgATATAAACAAAACAGTTCTTGGTGCAACAGAATCGAGCCCCAGCAAGAAGGTGAGTCTTCATTCTTGCATATCTTACATTGAAGATGTCGTTAACAAATATGAGGAGTTTAACAAATATGAGGAGGAGATTGACTATCTTTCCAGTAGATCAGAAACTGATGCAGCAGTCACTTTTATTGTTTGCCATGAAGTGATCCCCGAATTTTTGAAACAGATCAAATCATTCAAGCAAGAAATCATCCAAGTGTACATTACTCTGATAAGCTGCGGCTCATTGCATTTGAATTCTTGCATGAGAGATGATGAACTTGTGGAATTTATAGACTTCATTCTACAAAATTTGGTGGATCTGCTAACTGTTATGTCATCTGGTTATGGGGCTTTGCTTGCTCAACTTCGCGCCCTTGAAAAAAAGCTAACATTCTTGAAAAGTTTCATTCTCTTTGCCAAATTGCGAGGAACGGTAGATATTCCTTCCTTGCTATTTACTCACATTGAAGTCGTGGTGTTGATCGCAGCATGCCTCTCTTACATGTGTTCCCTCTGGGACGATGCTGAGGCAATGTACAATCCTGAGCACTGCTCTATCATATGTGAACAACTGGAGATGATCAAACCAGTTGATATTCACGTCTATGAGATTTATATGCAAGTTCTTAGAGCCTCAAGCACCTCAGCATCTTTACATACTACGATGATGGATCAACAGATATTGAACAACTTCAATGATTCTCTGATAAGTTGTCTCTGGGACCTATTATGCTGCAGTTCTAGCTTTATGGGTTCAgtaaaagatgaaatgcaaatACTCTATGCTGGATTGAGATTCTTCAGAAGCATATTAAGGGAGCCAAAGGAGCACATGGATGAGCTGAATGAAAAAATTGGAGCTCTCCTCACTGAGGCGGGGATCATAATATGCCTACTTTTGCTCAACAGAACGAAAGAAGGAGAGCCTGACTCCTTAGAGTCCACAAAGGCCCTTGATTTTTATGATATGTTGGTTAATACCAATATTCATATCAAGCATGTTAAGGATCAGATCAGTGGCTCAAGCATTATAGGGAGTCCTCCTTCCAATCATAGCTTCCAAGAACAAGGAGGTTGCAAGCCTTCCAGCCATATGCCATCAGAAGGTAAGAAACCAATAACCCATGAAGTCATGGTTGGTCTTGATGACGAGGCAGAAAAAGTAATTGATCGACTTATAAGCGGACAAGAACATCTGGAAATTGTTCCCGTTGTGGGAATGGCAGGGCTTGGTAAGACAACTTTAGCcaaaaaagtttacaatgacAATTCAATTATCTATAACTTCCACATTCGTTTTTGGTGCACTGTTTCTCAAGAATTTAACGTGAAAAAGTTGCTACTTCAAATTTTGCACTCTGATGGAGAGAATGAAAAGCTCAAATTTCTGGATGAAGATGAATTGCTTCAAAAGCTCTATCAAAAGCTGAAAGGAAATAGGTATCTCGTCGTTTTTGATGATATCTGGGACATCAGAGCATGGAATGAATTGAGGTACTCGTTTCCAGATAACAACAAGAGAAATAGAATCCTCTTCACTAGCCGATTCTCTAATGTGGCTTCACAGGTTGAATATGGTGGCCAACCTCACAATCTTCGCCCGCTCACTGAAAAAGAGAGTTGCGAATTACTGCAGAGGAAAGTATTTGGAGAGGAAGATTGTCCTCAACCACTATGTGGATTTGGGATGGAAATTgcccaaaaatgcaagggactTCCCCTTACTGTTGTTGTTGTAGCTGGAATTCTAGCAACTATAGAGCATGAGGTATGGGCTTGGGAAAAATTTTCTGAAAGTTTGACTTTGACCATGGTGTCTAGCACAGAATTGTGCAAGAAATCATTAGAGCTCAGTTATGACTATTTGCCATATCGTTTGAAGGTGTGCCTGCTTTATTTTGCTGCATTTCAAGAAGATGAAATAATTGATACGAAGAACTTGATGCGTCTGTGGATTGCAGAAGGGTTTGTGGAAAACGTTGAAGGAAAGAGATTAGAAGACATTGCCGAAGAATATATGATGGATTTAATTGGTCGAAACTTAGTTATGATAAGTGAACGTAGATCCAGTGGTGGAGTCAAATCTTGTTGCATTCACGATTTGTTATTTGAGTTTTGTAAGATCCAAGCCAAAGAAAAGAATTTCCTTCAAGTGTTACGGGGATTTGATGAGCTTTCTACTTTCAATGAGCCTCCCAACCTACCTCGATTGTCCATTTTTTCCAGTGGAGAAGATTTCATAAAGTCGAAACTGTTTTGTCCACATTTACGGACTCTGCTATTCTTCGATCAGACCGCAGCAAGATACTTTCAATTGGCTGATACCTCCTTTCCTTTCAGCATCTACAAACGTCTTAATGTTTTGAAGTTAGACCACATTCACCTGATGCAAGAGGAGCTTCCAGAAGAAGTTGAATCACTTCTTAATTTGAGGTATCTAGCTATTAGAGCTAAGAATATTCCACCATCAATAGCAAAGATCTCAAATTTGGAAACTTTTAGCTTGAAACATTGTAGGGAAGTCACACTTCCAGGTACAATCTGGAGCATGAAAAAGTTGAGGCACCTACATGTAAGGCCAGGCCCCGCGGTTATTGGTCGTTTGCCCAAAGACAACGGGGTTGAAAACTCCTCCACTTTGCTCAACTTAGACACACTTTCCAATCTGGATCTTCCTTTTAATCAAGAAGGAGAAAACATAATGAGGAAGATTCAAAACATCCGCAAATTGAGAATTTCCAGCACAATGGCAGGAAGAAATGTATGCTGCAACATGAGTCGATTAGAAAGTTTGGAATCACTCACCTTACTGTTGATAGACCCCCTCCGTAAAGGCTCCTTGCTTGACTCCCTCCGTAGTCGGAACATTGAGCTTTCTTTACCTATGAGCTTAAAAAAGTTGCTCCTTGCCGGATTGTTTCTCCCCTGTAGTAAAATGCAGTTGATTGAACAACTCCCCAATCTTGAGGTCCTCAAGCTACACCATGATTCATTGTATGGAGGAAGTTGGGAACTGACTAAAGGAGGATTCACTAAACTTCGGGTTTTGACTTTCTCCCAACTGGACATTGTTGAGTGGACAGAGTCAGACCCTGATAGTGATGATTATTTCCCATGCCTTCAGCAGTTAAACCTGGAATTCAGTTGGAAGCTGGAAAAGTTCCCTTCTTGTTTAGAGCGTATATCAACTCTTGAAAAGATTAAGATGAAGCATTGGAAAAGCAATGACCACGACAGAGTTTTATGTTTAGTACGTGGAATTGAAGAGTCCCAGAGGAACTATGGAAATGAGAATCTGAAGATCATCACCCAGAGGATCTACTAG
- the LOC113766126 gene encoding DNA polymerase I A, chloroplastic/mitochondrial-like encodes MYFHLFYLSILLALGFHDTVTLRPEYCKTHSGYVSFSNVSNGPASDHSVVKISSRSHVFVHDYQRPTYKSWGDVTQYYKRRKEAYCAERTSSLPSLTDGSDHKFRQQSTDNDLSCPSTSNSPLSFRNVHDSACSSGNLSLPNIVSVNTIAPDREMKDNFSSSRQSYTSNSQQADIHWKISPRTMQLLPKSSQPKISLPKLFEEQKEKYPSIDKGSAHNVTKREAAAEKSVGVDKINGTPTGKGSVEPEAIIQSNLRERLGCIYDKVLVVDTVSAAKEVVGMLTNQYRHMVHACDTEVSKIDVKQETPVDHGEIVCCSIYCGPEANFGNGKSCIWVDLLDEDGRNLLAEFAPFFEDPSIKKVWHNYSFDNHVIENYGLKLDGFHADTMHMARLWNSSRRLEGGYSLEALTVILLSCLMLGYALVKS; translated from the exons atgtattttcatttattttatttgagtatTTTGTTGGCTTTGGGCTTTCATGACACCGTGACTCTCAGGCCAGAATATTGCAAAACCCATTCTGGCTACGTATCCTTCTCAAATGTCTCAAATGGCCCTGCTTCTGATCATTCCGTTGTGAAGATATCAAGTAGGAGTCATGTGTTTGTGCATGACTATCAGAGGCCTACTTACAAATCCTGGGGTGACGTGACTCAATACTATAAGAGAAGAAAGGAAGCTTATTGTGCTGAACGGACTTCTAGTTTGCCTAGTTTGACAGATGGAAGTGATCACAAATTTAGACAACAAAGCACTGATAATGACTTATCTTGTCCATCTACTAGTAATTCACCTCTCTCGTTCAGAAATGTTCATGATTCAGCTTGTTCTTCAGGAAACCTTAGCCTACCGAATATCGTAAGTGTGAATACAATTGCACCAGATCGTGAGATGAAGGACAACTTTTCAAGTAGCAGACAGTCTTATACATCAAATAGCCAACAAGCAGATATACACTGGAAAATCTCTCCGAGGACAATGCAGTTACTTCCAAAGTCTTCCCAACCTAAAATTTCCCTGCCAAAATTATTCGAAGAACAGAAAGAAAAGTATCCCTCAATTGATAAAGGCAGTGCTCATAATGTAACAAAAAGGGAGGCTGCTGCTGAAAAGTCTGTTGGTGTTGACAAAATAAATGGAACCCCCACAGGAAAAGGATCTGTGGAACCAGAAGCTATTATCCAGTCAAATCTTCGTGAGAGGCTTGGTTGCATTTATGACAAGGTTCTTGTGGTTGATACTGTCTCTGCTGCAAAGGAAGTAGTTGGTATGCTCACAAATCAATACAGGCATATGGTCCATGCATGTGACACGGAA GTATCAAAGATTGATGTTAAGCAGGAAACACCAGTTGATCATGGAGAAATTGTATGCTGCAGTATTTATTGTGGACCGGAAGCGAATTTTGGAAATGGCAAGTCTTGTATCTGGGTAGATCTTCTTGATGAGGACGGGAGGAATCTTTTGGCTGAATTTGCTCCTTTTTTTGAAGACCCGTCAATTAAAAAG GTGTGGCACAACTATAGCTTTGATAACCATGTTATAGAGAATTATGGACTTAAACTTGATGGTTTCCATGCTGATACAATGCACATGGCCCGATTGTGGAATTCATCAAGAAGATTAGAAGGTGGGTATTCTCTGGAAGCCCTTACCGTGATTCTTCTGTCATGTCTGATGCTAGGTTATGCCTTGGTGAAGAGTTGA
- the LOC113766838 gene encoding probable UDP-N-acetylglucosamine--peptide N-acetylglucosaminyltransferase SEC: protein MLSLQSDPRQHHQQQVQNHQQQVHQQHQQLLQQVVGVVNYSNSIGNNSSNSNNVGGGVDRRSDLVFSLHNDSGALPPSANIKQELLSREVDEDMLLTIAHQNYKAGNYKLALEHSKAVYDRNPRRTDNLLLLGAVYYQLHDFEECIKKNQEAIALEPHFAECYGNMANALKEKGNIDLAIQYYLVAIELRPNFADAWSNLASAYMRKGRLNEATQCCRQALALNHRLVDAHSNLGNLMKAQGLVQEAYKCYVEALRIQPSFAIAWSNLAGLFMEAGDLNRAMQYYKEAVRLKPNFADAYLNLGNVYKALGMPQDAIMCYQRALQARPDYSMAFGNMASVYYEQGNLDMAILHYKRAISCDTGFLEAYNNLGNALKDAGRVEEAIHCYRQCLSLQPSHPQALTNLGNIYMEWNMMNVAAQCYKATISVTTGLSAPYNNLAIIHKQQGNYVDAITCYNEVLRIDPMAADGLVNRGNTFKEIGRVTEAIQDYLRAITIRPSMAEAHANLASAYKDSGGVEAAIKSYRQALMLRPDFPEATCNLLHTLQCVCDWDDRDGMFNEVEGILRRQIKMSVIPSVQPFHAIAYPLDPMLALEISRKYAAHCSVVAARYSLPPFKHPAPLPIKGGGRVGRLRVGYVSSDFGNHPLSHLMGSVFGMHNRNNVEVFCYALSPNDGTEWRLRIQSEVENFKDVSSLSSDVIARMINDDQIQILINLNGYTKGARNEIFAMQPAPIQVSYMGFPGTTGANYIDYLVTDEFVSPMCYSHIYSEKIVHLPHCYFVNDYKQKNLDVLDPNFQHKRSDYGLPEDKFIFACFNQLYKMDPEIFTTWCNILKRVPNSALWLLRFPAAGEMRLRAYAAAQGVQPDQIIFTDVAMKQEHIRRSALADLFLDTPLCNAHTTGTDILWAGLPMVTLPLEKMATRVAGSLALATGFGEEMIVSSMKEYEERAVSLALNRPKLQDLTERLKAARMTCPLFDTARWVQNLDRAYFKMWNIYCSGQHPQHFKVAENDLEFPYDR, encoded by the exons ATGCTGTCGCTGCAGAGTGATCCGCGGCAGCACCACCAGCAGCAGGTGCAGAACCACCAGCAGCAGGTGCACCAGCAGCATCAGCAATTGTTGCAGCAGGTTGTTGGTGTTGTGAATTATAGCAATAGTATAGGGAATAATAGTAGTAACAGTAATAATGTTGGAGGCGGTGTTGATCGGCGGAGTGATCTGGTGTTCTCGTTGCATAACGACTCCGGTGCTTTGCCGCCATCTGCGAATATTAAGCAGGAGCTTTTGTCCCGTGAAG TTGATGAAGATATGCTCTTGACAATTGCTCATCAGAATTACAAAGCGGGGAACTATAAGCTGGCTTTAGAGCATAGCAAGGCTGTGTATGATAGAAACCCTCGTCGGACTGATAATCTTCTTCTTTTGGGTGCAGTTTATTATCAG TTGCATGATTTTGAAGAATGCATTAAAAAGAACCAAGAAGCTATTGCATTGGAGCCTCACTTTGCTGAGTGCTATGGAAACATGGCAAATGCTTTGAAG GAGAAAGGCAATATTGATCTTGCAATCCAGTATTATTTGGTGGCGATTGAG CTTCGCCCCAATTTTGCTGATGCATGGTCAAACCTAGCTAGTGCATATATGAGGAAGGGAAGGCTTAATGAGGCAACACAATGTTGCCGTCAAGCTCTTGCTTTGAATCATCGTCTG GTTGATGCTCATAGTAACCTTGGGAATTTGATGAAAGCTCAAGGATTAGTGCAAGAG GCGTACAAGTGCTATGTCGAGGCTCTTCGTATACAACCATCATTTGCTATTGCATGGTCCAATCTAGCTGGTCTTTTCATGGAGGCTGGCGATCTTAATAGGGCAATGCAGTATTATAAG GAAGCAGTCAGGTTGAAGCCAAATTTTGCAGATGCCTATTTGAACCTGGGGAATGTTTACAAG GCTTTGGGAATGCCTCAGGATGCAATTATGTGTTATCAACGTGCCCTTCAAGCGCGACCAGATTATTCAATGGCTTTTG GCAACATGGCTAGCGTATACTATGAGCAAGGCAACCTGGACATGGCAATACTCCACTATAAGAGAGCGATTTCATGTGACACGGGGTTCTTAGAGGCATATAATAACTTG GGAAATGCTCTAAAAGATGCTGGAAGAGTAGAAGAAGCAATTCATTGTTATCGA CAATGCCTCTCTCTCCAACCTAGTCATCCCCAGGCACTAACCAATCTTGGGAATATTTACATGGAGTG GAACATGATGAATGTTGCTGCCCAATGTTACAAGGCAACTATTTCTGTGACAACAGGGCTTTCTGCTCCTTACAATAATTTAGCAATAATACACAAACAGCAG GGTAATTATGTGGATGCTATAACTTGCTACAATGAAGTTCTTAGAATTGATCCTATGGCTGCTGATGGGCTTGTCAATCGCGGTAATACTTTCAAGGAGATTGGAAGAGTTACTGAAGCAATTCAGGACTATTTACGAGCTATAACTATCCGGCCTTCAATGGCTGAAGCTCATGCAAATTTAGCCTCAGCTTACAAGGACAG TGGTGGTGTGGAGGCAGCCATTAAGAGTTACAGGCAAGCGTTGATGCTACGTCCAGATTTTCCAGAAGCTACCTGTAATCTTCTTCACACGTTGCAG TGTGTGTGTGACTGGGATGACCGTGATGGGATGTTTAATGAAGTTGAAGGCATACTCAGAAGACAGATAAAG ATGTCAGTCATTCCAAGCGTGCAGCCGTTCCATGCAATAGCTTATCCCCTTGATCCTATGCTTGCTCTGGAGATCAG TCGAAAATATGCTGCCCATTGTTCTGTGGTTGCTGCCCGATATTCACTTCCTCCTTTCAAGCATCCTGCTCCATTACCCATAAAGGGCGGGGGTAGGGTTGGCCGATTAAGGGTTGG GTATGTGAGCAGTGATTTTGGTAATCACCCACTGTCACACCTTATGGGTTCGGTATTTGGCATGCACAATAGAAATAATGTTGAG GTTTTCTGCTATGCTTTGAGTCCTAATGACGGCACTGAATGGAGGTTGCGGATCCAGTCAGAAGTTGAAAATTTTAAGGACGTGTCTTCCTTGTCGTCTGATGTGATTGCCAGGATGATCAATGACGATCAAATTCAAATACTTATTAATCTCAATGGATATACTAAG GGGGCTAGGAATGAAATTTTTGCCATGCAACCAGCTCCCATCCAGGTTTCATACATGGGATTTCCTGGGACAACTGGAGCAAACTATATAGATTATCTGGTCACAGATGAG TTTGTTTCACCTATGTGTTACTCGCATATATACTCTGAGAAGATTGTCCATCTGCCCCACTGCTATTTTGTAAATGATTATAAGCAG AAGAATCTGGATGTTCTAGATCCAAATTTCCAGCATAAGAGATCAGATTATGGGCTTCCAGAGGATAAATTTATATTTGCTTGCTTTAACCAGCTTTACAAGATGGATCCAGAAATTTTTACCACCTG GTGCAATATTCTAAAACGTGTGCCAAATAGTGCTCTCTGGCTTCTGAGATTCCCAGCTGCAGGCGAAATGAGACTTCGTGCAT ATGCTGCTGCACAGGGTGTGCAACCAGACCAAATTATTTTTACAGACGTTGCTATGAAACAGGAACATATTAGGCGAAGTGCCTTAGCAGACCTTTTCCTCGACAC GCCCTTGTGCAATGCACACACAACTGGAACTGATATTCTCTGGGCTGGTTTGCCTATGGTGACCCTTCCACTTGAGAAAATGGCAACTAGAGTTGCTGGATCATTGGCTTTGGCCACAGGATTTGGCGAGGAGATGATAGTCAGCAG CATGAAAGAGTATGAGGAAAGGGCCGTATCTCTGGCACTTAATCGTCCAAAGCTCCAGGATCTTACAGAGAGACTGAAAGCTGCTCGTATGACATGCCCTCTATTTGATACAGCACGCTGG GTGCAAAATTTGGACCGTGCTTACTTTAAGATGTGGAATATCTACTGCTCTGGCCAGCATCCTCAGCACTTCAAAGTGGCTGAGAATGATTTAGAATTCCCGTATGATCGATAG